In the genome of Pseudomonas bubulae, one region contains:
- the fdx gene encoding ISC system 2Fe-2S type ferredoxin yields MPQIIFLPHAEHCPDGMVVEAETGKTILEVAHDNHIEIESACGGVCACTTCHCVIREGFDSLNEADELEEDYLDRAWGLEATSRLSCQARVGTEDITVEIPKYSLNHAAEAPH; encoded by the coding sequence ATGCCGCAGATCATTTTTCTGCCACACGCCGAGCACTGCCCGGACGGTATGGTTGTAGAGGCTGAGACCGGCAAGACCATTCTCGAAGTGGCCCACGACAACCACATTGAAATCGAAAGTGCCTGCGGTGGTGTTTGTGCCTGCACCACTTGTCATTGCGTGATTCGCGAGGGTTTCGACTCGTTGAACGAAGCTGACGAGCTGGAAGAGGACTATCTTGATAGAGCATGGGGTCTGGAAGCGACTTCGCGCCTGAGCTGTCAGGCCCGCGTTGGTACTGAAGACATCACCGTCGAGATTCCGAAATACTCGCTCAACCATGCTGCCGAAGCGCCGCACTGA
- the iscX gene encoding Fe-S cluster assembly protein IscX: MSLKWVDVQEIAIQLAEAHPDVDPLSVNFVTLRNLVMALPEFDDIPDRGGEKVLEAIQGLWIEEAD, from the coding sequence ATGAGCCTTAAATGGGTTGATGTACAGGAAATCGCGATCCAGCTGGCTGAAGCTCACCCGGATGTCGATCCGCTCTCGGTGAATTTCGTCACGCTGCGCAATCTGGTCATGGCGCTGCCGGAGTTCGACGATATCCCTGATCGCGGCGGAGAGAAGGTGCTCGAAGCCATTCAGGGTTTGTGGATCGAAGAAGCCGACTAA
- the ndk gene encoding nucleoside-diphosphate kinase: protein MAVQRTFSIIKPDAVAKNVIGKIVTRFEDAGLKVVASKLKQLSKAEAEGFYAEHSERGFFGDLVAFMISGPVVVQVLEGENAIALNRELMGATNPKEAAAGTIRADFAESIDANAVHGSDSEAAAAREISYFFAATEVTTR, encoded by the coding sequence ATGGCTGTTCAACGTACTTTCTCCATCATCAAGCCTGACGCCGTTGCTAAAAACGTTATCGGCAAGATCGTTACCCGTTTCGAAGACGCTGGCCTGAAGGTTGTAGCTTCCAAACTGAAGCAACTGTCCAAAGCTGAAGCTGAAGGCTTCTACGCTGAGCACAGCGAGCGCGGCTTCTTCGGCGACCTGGTTGCTTTCATGATCTCCGGTCCTGTTGTTGTTCAGGTTCTGGAAGGCGAAAACGCTATCGCTCTGAACCGCGAGCTGATGGGCGCTACCAACCCTAAAGAAGCAGCTGCCGGCACTATCCGTGCTGATTTCGCTGAATCCATCGACGCAAACGCTGTTCACGGTTCCGACTCTGAAGCCGCTGCTGCTCGTGAAATCTCGTACTTTTTCGCAGCTACTGAAGTAACCACTCGCTAA
- the rlmN gene encoding 23S rRNA (adenine(2503)-C(2))-methyltransferase RlmN — protein MIATTGKTNLLGLTQPEMEKFFDSIGEKRFRAGQVMKWIHHFGVDDFDAMTNVSKALRDKLKAIAEVRGPEVVSEDISSDGTRKWVVRVESGSCVETVYIPSGKRGTLCVSSQAGCALDCSFCSTGKQGFNSNLTAAEVIGQVWIANKSFGSVPATIDRAITNVVMMGMGEPLLNFDNVISAMHLMMDDLGYGISKRRVTLSTSGVVPMIDELAKHIDVSLALSLHAPNDELRSQLVPINKKYPLAMLLDSCRRYMATLGEKRVLTVEYTLLKDVNDHVDHAREMIELLKDTPCKINLIPFNPFPHSGYERPSNNAIRRFQELLQQAGYNVTVRTTRGEDIDAACGQLVGQVNDRTRRSSRLIAARELSADADTAQNAASAP, from the coding sequence ATGATTGCAACGACTGGCAAAACCAACCTGTTGGGTTTGACTCAACCGGAAATGGAGAAATTCTTCGACTCAATCGGGGAGAAGCGTTTCCGTGCCGGTCAGGTCATGAAGTGGATTCACCACTTTGGCGTCGATGATTTCGACGCCATGACTAACGTCAGCAAGGCTTTGCGCGACAAGCTCAAGGCCATTGCTGAGGTTCGTGGACCCGAAGTCGTCAGCGAGGACATCTCCAGCGATGGCACCCGTAAGTGGGTGGTACGCGTAGAGTCCGGCAGCTGCGTCGAGACCGTTTATATTCCCTCGGGCAAACGTGGCACCCTGTGCGTTTCGTCCCAGGCTGGCTGTGCCCTGGACTGCAGTTTCTGCTCCACCGGCAAGCAAGGCTTCAACAGCAACCTCACCGCCGCCGAAGTGATCGGCCAGGTGTGGATTGCCAACAAATCCTTTGGCAGCGTTCCGGCAACCATCGACCGCGCCATCACCAACGTGGTGATGATGGGCATGGGCGAACCGCTGCTGAACTTCGACAATGTCATTTCTGCCATGCACCTGATGATGGATGACCTGGGCTACGGCATCTCCAAGCGCCGTGTCACCCTGTCTACCTCCGGCGTGGTGCCGATGATCGATGAGCTGGCCAAGCACATTGACGTTTCGCTGGCATTGTCGCTGCACGCACCTAACGACGAACTGCGTAGTCAATTGGTGCCGATCAACAAGAAGTACCCGCTGGCCATGCTGCTTGATTCCTGCCGTCGCTATATGGCGACCCTGGGCGAAAAGCGCGTGCTGACCGTTGAGTACACCTTGCTCAAGGATGTGAACGACCATGTCGATCACGCCCGCGAAATGATCGAGCTGCTTAAAGACACACCGTGCAAGATCAACCTGATCCCGTTCAATCCGTTCCCGCATTCTGGCTATGAGCGCCCGAGCAACAATGCCATTCGCCGTTTCCAGGAGCTGTTGCAGCAGGCTGGCTACAACGTGACCGTGCGCACCACCCGTGGTGAAGACATCGATGCGGCGTGCGGGCAGCTGGTAGGTCAGGTCAATGACCGTACCCGCCGCAGTTCGCGCCTGATCGCGGCGCGTGAGCTCAGTGCTGACGCCGATACAGCGCAAAACGCTGCCTCTGCGCCCTGA